One genomic region from Microcystis panniformis FACHB-1757 encodes:
- the hflX gene encoding GTPase HflX, which translates to MRGKPIDTIFGNTQGLKASQMKQLQRLYHERLPIDTLTTPEFAQRLAAISTDIHQPLCTYINRRGQVIRVGVGTPRQTQFSLLELPRYGSERLCGIRCIATELKQEPPKESSLTAMALQRLDALVILTLTGTGMIRRGGGATGYVEQVYLAHLIPQSQTNVNSNIYWSVSPPLNLEDLSKQDFLELVEGLEAEFQREFTAITVDKAEDRVLLVGLITDDISDRQFEDGLRELERLVDTAGGKVLQVTRQKRDHPHPQTVIGSGKVAEIALQVQTSGANLVVFNRDLSPAQIRNLENQIGVRVVDRTEVILDIFAQRAQSQAGKLQVELAQLEYTLPRLTGRGLAMSRLGGGIGTRGPGETKLETERRTIQRRLSRLQDEVDQLQAHRSRLRKQRQKQDVASVAIVGYTNAGKSTLINALTAAEVYTADQLFATLDPTTRRLTITDPPTQVSHTLLLTDTVGFIHELPPSLVDAFRATLEEVTEADALLHLVDLSHPAWESQIASVLKILSEMPIQTGPMLMVFNKLDQVKSEDLEIAKEKYPQAVFISAIRRLGLETLKQKLIDLIA; encoded by the coding sequence TTGCGAGGAAAGCCTATCGATACCATCTTCGGCAATACCCAGGGACTGAAAGCTAGTCAGATGAAACAGCTACAAAGGCTGTATCATGAACGCTTGCCTATCGATACTCTCACCACCCCAGAATTCGCCCAAAGACTGGCGGCTATCAGTACCGATATCCATCAACCCCTCTGCACCTATATCAACCGTCGCGGCCAGGTAATTCGTGTGGGAGTGGGAACCCCCCGACAAACCCAATTTTCTCTCTTGGAACTACCCCGCTACGGTTCCGAGCGTCTTTGCGGAATTCGTTGCATCGCCACGGAACTTAAGCAGGAACCGCCAAAAGAATCCAGTTTAACCGCCATGGCTCTGCAAAGATTAGACGCACTGGTGATCTTAACATTAACTGGTACAGGCATGATCCGTCGCGGTGGTGGGGCGACCGGTTATGTGGAGCAAGTCTATCTGGCGCATCTCATACCACAAAGTCAAACAAATGTCAATAGTAATATATACTGGTCTGTTTCCCCGCCCTTAAATCTAGAGGATTTAAGCAAACAGGACTTTTTAGAGTTAGTGGAAGGACTAGAGGCGGAGTTTCAGCGAGAATTTACCGCTATAACCGTTGATAAAGCCGAAGATCGGGTGCTATTGGTTGGTTTGATCACCGACGATATCAGCGATCGCCAGTTTGAGGACGGTTTAAGGGAATTAGAGCGTTTAGTTGATACCGCCGGGGGTAAAGTTTTGCAAGTCACCCGACAAAAACGGGATCATCCCCATCCTCAAACAGTGATCGGTTCGGGAAAAGTGGCAGAAATCGCCCTACAGGTGCAAACTTCGGGGGCTAATTTAGTTGTATTCAATCGAGACCTTTCTCCCGCCCAAATTCGCAATCTAGAGAACCAAATCGGGGTGAGAGTGGTCGATCGCACCGAGGTAATCCTGGATATTTTCGCCCAACGGGCCCAATCGCAAGCGGGTAAACTACAGGTAGAATTAGCCCAATTAGAATACACTTTACCCCGTCTCACCGGGCGCGGATTAGCCATGTCGAGATTAGGGGGAGGAATTGGCACTCGCGGACCGGGGGAGACAAAATTAGAAACAGAACGCCGAACTATTCAACGTCGTTTATCCCGTCTCCAGGATGAGGTGGATCAACTGCAAGCTCATCGTTCCCGTTTACGCAAACAACGGCAAAAACAAGATGTAGCCAGTGTGGCGATCGTCGGCTACACCAATGCGGGAAAATCTACTTTAATTAATGCTCTCACCGCTGCCGAAGTTTATACCGCCGATCAACTGTTTGCTACCCTCGATCCCACCACCCGACGCTTAACTATTACCGATCCCCCCACCCAAGTCTCTCACACCCTGTTACTAACCGATACGGTGGGTTTTATCCACGAATTACCCCCCTCGCTGGTGGATGCTTTTCGGGCAACTTTAGAGGAAGTAACGGAAGCAGACGCATTACTCCATCTGGTGGATCTCTCCCATCCAGCTTGGGAAAGTCAGATTGCCTCGGTGTTAAAAATCCTCTCGGAGATGCCGATTCAAACCGGTCCGATGTTAATGGTGTTTAATAAGTTGGATCAGGTAAAAAGCGAGGATTTGGAAATAGCTAAGGAAAAATATCCCCAAGCTGTTTTTATCTCGGCTATTCGTCGACTAGGATTGGAAACTTTAAAACAAAAGTTAATCGATTTAATTGCTTAA
- a CDS encoding DegT/DnrJ/EryC1/StrS family aminotransferase: MSTIPPVDLSRQYQVISEEANHAVLEILRSGRYIGGEAVSELERQFALYHGVSDCVACNSGTDALYLALRSLGIQAGDEVITSTFSFIATAEAINLVGAVPVFVDIDINTFNLDVALLEKALTPQTKAIIPVHLFGQSVNMSEVVNFARSHNLFVIEDCAQATGAEWHGQKVGSIGDIGCFSFFPTKNLGGCGDGGAITTNKPELAAQIRMIKEHGSKVRYLHEVIGVNSRLDAIQAVILQIKLKYLDFWNNQRIEIAQRYRELLQPLPNITLPTALAGGKHVWNQYTILTENRDQIRAALQEKDVLSMVYYPIPLHLQPVYQYLGYKKGDLPMAELASEKVLSLPMFPDLSCEEQQQVAYALKDCLHSFSIYDLAED, from the coding sequence GTGAGTACAATTCCCCCCGTCGATTTATCCCGTCAATACCAAGTCATCAGCGAAGAAGCTAACCATGCCGTTTTAGAAATCCTCCGTTCTGGGCGCTATATTGGCGGTGAAGCTGTGAGCGAATTAGAACGACAATTTGCCCTCTATCATGGTGTTAGCGATTGTGTTGCCTGTAATTCGGGAACCGATGCCCTTTATCTGGCACTGCGCTCCCTCGGTATTCAAGCGGGGGATGAAGTAATTACTTCCACTTTTTCGTTTATTGCCACCGCCGAAGCGATTAATTTAGTCGGGGCAGTGCCTGTTTTTGTCGATATCGATATTAATACTTTTAACCTCGATGTGGCACTGTTGGAAAAAGCGCTTACTCCCCAAACTAAAGCGATTATCCCAGTACACCTTTTTGGGCAATCTGTCAATATGTCTGAGGTAGTAAATTTTGCTCGTTCCCATAATTTATTTGTAATCGAGGATTGCGCTCAGGCAACGGGAGCAGAATGGCATGGGCAGAAAGTGGGGAGTATCGGCGATATTGGCTGTTTTAGCTTCTTTCCTACCAAAAATTTAGGCGGTTGTGGCGATGGTGGCGCAATTACCACCAATAAACCCGAGTTAGCGGCACAAATTCGCATGATTAAAGAACACGGCAGCAAGGTGCGTTATCTCCACGAGGTAATCGGGGTAAATAGCCGCTTAGATGCCATTCAAGCGGTTATTTTGCAAATTAAGCTAAAATATCTCGATTTTTGGAATAATCAACGGATCGAGATTGCCCAACGTTATCGAGAATTACTGCAACCTTTGCCTAATATCACTTTACCTACCGCTTTAGCCGGAGGTAAGCACGTTTGGAATCAGTACACAATCCTAACGGAAAATCGTGACCAAATTCGGGCAGCTTTGCAGGAAAAAGATGTCCTATCCATGGTTTATTATCCGATTCCCCTGCATTTACAGCCGGTTTATCAGTATTTAGGCTATAAAAAAGGTGATTTACCCATGGCTGAATTGGCCAGTGAAAAAGTGTTATCTTTGCCTATGTTCCCCGATTTAAGCTGCGAGGAACAACAACAGGTAGCCTATGCGCTGAAAGATTGTTTGCATAGTTTTTCAATTTATGATTTAGCCGAGGATTGA
- a CDS encoding IS630 family transposase produces MINLEFTEEEKNSLYYERFHHPHPRVQLKMEVLWLKSQKIPHQKICQLAGISPNTLLTYLRDYQEGGIEKLKEINFYRPKSELESQKETLKKYFEKNPPATINEAVYRIEELTGIKRSPTQVRKFLKSMGMKCLKVGSLPSKADPDEQEDYKEKKLEPRLNEAKEGKRAVFFVDAAHFVMGAFLGFVWCFERLFVKSPSGRKRFNVLGALNAITHEVILVTYDTYITATQVCELRSKIAALGLMIPITLVLDNARYQKCKIVEELAFSLSIELLYLPSYSPNLNLIERLWKLVKKKCLYGKYYENFSDFSSAIYECLNDAHLKHKKELDSLLTLRFQKFNKSQIMNV; encoded by the coding sequence ATGATTAACCTAGAATTCACGGAAGAAGAAAAGAACTCACTGTATTATGAAAGATTTCATCATCCCCATCCCCGGGTTCAACTGAAGATGGAAGTTCTCTGGTTAAAAAGCCAAAAGATACCGCACCAAAAAATTTGTCAGTTAGCAGGAATCTCGCCAAATACCTTATTAACCTATCTTCGAGATTATCAAGAGGGCGGAATAGAAAAATTAAAAGAAATCAACTTCTATCGCCCTAAAAGTGAATTAGAGTCTCAAAAAGAAACCCTCAAAAAATACTTCGAGAAAAATCCACCAGCCACAATAAATGAAGCTGTATATAGGATAGAAGAATTGACGGGAATAAAACGAAGTCCTACCCAAGTGAGAAAATTTTTAAAATCAATGGGAATGAAATGTTTAAAAGTAGGTTCTCTTCCTTCTAAAGCTGACCCAGATGAACAAGAGGACTACAAAGAAAAAAAGCTAGAACCCAGACTAAATGAGGCAAAAGAAGGAAAAAGGGCTGTTTTTTTTGTTGATGCCGCTCACTTCGTCATGGGAGCATTTCTCGGTTTTGTTTGGTGTTTTGAGAGACTTTTTGTTAAGTCACCGAGCGGGCGTAAACGCTTCAATGTTTTAGGAGCATTAAATGCAATAACTCATGAAGTTATTCTGGTAACATATGACACTTATATTACGGCAACTCAAGTCTGTGAACTCCGGTCAAAAATAGCTGCTTTAGGACTAATGATTCCCATCACTCTAGTCTTAGATAATGCCCGCTATCAAAAATGTAAAATTGTTGAAGAATTAGCTTTTTCTTTGTCAATAGAACTGCTCTATCTGCCGTCTTATTCACCTAATCTAAATTTAATTGAAAGGCTGTGGAAATTGGTCAAAAAGAAATGTTTATATGGTAAATATTATGAAAACTTTTCTGACTTTTCTTCAGCCATTTATGAATGTTTGAATGATGCCCATTTGAAACATAAAAAAGAACTGGATTCCTTGCTGACTCTACGATTTCAGAAGTTTAATAAATCTCAGATTATGAACGTCTAA
- a CDS encoding BrnT family toxin: MKKPEFEFDPNKSQANKNKHGLDFVEAQVLWLDSQKVEIPARTENEPRFVVIGIIAGKHWSAVVTYRQTKIRIISVRRSRPEEVEIYES; this comes from the coding sequence ATGAAAAAACCGGAATTTGAATTTGATCCTAATAAAAGCCAAGCTAACAAAAATAAACATGGTCTAGATTTTGTTGAAGCTCAAGTATTATGGTTAGATTCCCAAAAAGTCGAAATTCCAGCCCGAACAGAAAATGAACCACGATTTGTTGTTATTGGTATAATAGCAGGTAAGCATTGGTCAGCCGTAGTTACCTATCGTCAAACCAAAATCCGTATTATTTCAGTCCGACGCTCTAGACCTGAAGAGGTAGAAATTTATGAAAGCTGA
- a CDS encoding type I glyceraldehyde-3-phosphate dehydrogenase produces MIRVAINGFGRIGRNFLRCWLGRTNSGLEVVGINDTSDPRSNAHLLKYDSMLGKLNANIDADDNSLIVNGKTIKCYSDRNPLNLPWAEWGVDLVIEATGVFVDEEGASKHIVAGAKKVLITAPGKGSGVGTYVVGVNAHEYEHDKYNVISNASCTTNCLAPVVKVIHENFGIIKGTMTTTHSYTGDQRILDASHRDLRRARAAAVNIVPTSTGAAKAVALVIPDMKGKLNGIALRVPTPNVSVVDLVAQVEKSTIAEQVNEVLKEASENSLKGILEYNDLPLVSSDYRGVDASSIIDASLTMVMGGDMVKVIAWYDNEWGYSQRVVDLAEVVASKWKG; encoded by the coding sequence GTGATTAGAGTAGCGATCAATGGTTTCGGACGGATTGGACGTAATTTCCTAAGATGTTGGTTAGGACGGACTAATAGTGGCTTGGAGGTAGTGGGGATCAATGATACATCCGATCCCCGGAGTAACGCTCACCTGCTCAAATATGACTCGATGTTAGGCAAACTTAACGCTAATATCGATGCCGATGATAATTCTTTAATTGTTAACGGTAAAACCATTAAATGTTATTCCGATCGCAATCCCCTCAATCTGCCCTGGGCAGAATGGGGTGTAGATTTAGTGATCGAAGCTACCGGTGTTTTCGTCGATGAAGAGGGCGCTTCTAAGCATATTGTCGCAGGAGCTAAAAAAGTCCTCATTACCGCACCGGGTAAAGGTTCGGGAGTGGGAACCTATGTCGTTGGTGTCAACGCTCACGAATACGAACACGATAAATACAACGTCATCAGTAATGCCAGTTGTACCACCAACTGTCTTGCTCCTGTTGTCAAAGTGATTCACGAAAACTTCGGCATCATCAAAGGGACGATGACCACCACCCACAGTTACACTGGTGATCAACGGATTCTGGATGCTAGTCACCGGGATCTGCGTCGCGCTCGCGCCGCAGCCGTTAACATCGTTCCCACCTCCACCGGTGCCGCTAAAGCTGTAGCCTTAGTTATCCCCGACATGAAAGGGAAACTTAACGGTATCGCTCTGCGTGTACCCACTCCTAACGTTTCTGTGGTGGATTTAGTCGCGCAAGTGGAAAAAAGTACGATCGCGGAACAGGTAAACGAAGTCCTCAAAGAAGCTTCGGAAAATTCTTTGAAAGGAATTCTCGAATATAATGATTTACCCCTCGTTTCCTCTGATTATCGCGGTGTTGATGCCTCCTCGATCATTGATGCTAGTCTCACCATGGTGATGGGTGGCGATATGGTGAAAGTTATCGCTTGGTACGATAACGAATGGGGTTACTCCCAACGGGTGGTTGATCTCGCTGAAGTCGTCGCCAGCAAGTGGAAAGGCTAA
- the murC gene encoding UDP-N-acetylmuramate--L-alanine ligase, which produces MKKVNFNGQPFHFIGIGGIGMSALAYILAKRNLPVSGSDLRPTHITQRLQGAGAQIFHRQEANNLALFHSPGPQNSSQTVPQVICSTAINDHNKEYRAARDLGYPIFHRSDVLAALIADYDSIAVAGTHGKTTTSSLIGYVLLEAGLDPTIIVGGEVDAWEGNARLGQGRFLVAEADESDGSLTKHAPKIGVITNIELDHPDHYQNLSEVIDTFREFANQCQILVACLDCDTIAEHFRPTISYSLDPEKGADYTVSEIIYEQGMMKASVWEKGSYLGQMEVKIPGQHNISNALAVVAIGRYLGLEFAVIADAIATFAGAKRRFEHKGEANGITFIDDYAHHPSELLATLAAAKLKVEGKQYQRSIAIFQPHRYSRTTTFLEEFGSAFSSADVVVLTDIYSAGEVNIDHVTGQQVVEQVRKHHKNAYYHPELSSLGQFLLEILQPGDLALFLGAGNLNQVIPEMLSLYREQLAVRV; this is translated from the coding sequence GTGAAAAAAGTTAATTTTAACGGCCAACCTTTCCATTTTATCGGTATTGGCGGTATTGGGATGTCAGCCCTCGCTTATATCTTAGCCAAGCGCAATTTACCTGTGTCTGGCTCCGATTTACGTCCTACTCATATCACCCAACGGCTACAGGGAGCGGGAGCGCAGATTTTCCACCGTCAAGAGGCAAATAATTTAGCTTTATTTCATTCTCCCGGCCCTCAAAACAGTAGCCAAACAGTTCCGCAAGTAATCTGCTCCACGGCGATTAATGACCATAACAAGGAATATCGAGCGGCCAGAGACTTAGGATACCCAATTTTTCACCGTAGCGACGTTTTAGCGGCTTTAATCGCTGATTACGACAGTATCGCCGTTGCTGGAACCCACGGAAAAACCACCACTAGCAGCTTAATCGGTTACGTTTTGTTAGAAGCGGGATTAGACCCCACGATCATTGTCGGTGGTGAGGTGGACGCTTGGGAAGGTAACGCTCGTCTTGGTCAAGGTCGTTTTTTAGTGGCAGAGGCCGATGAGTCCGATGGTTCCCTAACCAAACACGCGCCAAAAATCGGCGTAATCACTAATATTGAGCTAGATCACCCAGATCATTACCAGAATTTAAGCGAAGTTATCGATACTTTCCGTGAATTTGCCAATCAGTGCCAGATTTTAGTCGCTTGTTTAGATTGTGACACGATCGCCGAGCATTTCCGTCCGACGATTAGTTATAGTCTCGATCCCGAAAAAGGTGCCGATTACACCGTCAGCGAGATTATCTATGAACAGGGAATGATGAAAGCTTCCGTCTGGGAAAAAGGCAGTTATCTGGGACAAATGGAAGTGAAAATCCCGGGGCAACATAATATTAGTAATGCTTTGGCAGTGGTTGCCATCGGACGTTATCTCGGTTTAGAATTTGCTGTTATTGCCGATGCGATCGCTACTTTTGCCGGAGCAAAACGCCGTTTTGAACACAAGGGAGAGGCAAACGGCATTACTTTTATCGATGATTATGCCCACCATCCTAGCGAATTGTTAGCCACGTTAGCGGCGGCAAAATTGAAGGTAGAAGGCAAACAGTACCAACGTTCGATCGCTATTTTCCAACCCCATCGCTACAGTCGCACCACTACCTTTTTAGAGGAATTCGGCTCCGCTTTCAGTTCCGCCGATGTGGTAGTCTTAACGGATATTTATAGTGCCGGGGAAGTGAATATCGATCACGTCACTGGGCAGCAAGTGGTCGAACAGGTGAGAAAACACCATAAAAACGCCTACTATCACCCCGAATTGAGTTCTTTAGGTCAATTCCTGCTAGAAATTCTCCAACCAGGGGATCTAGCCCTCTTCCTCGGTGCTGGCAATCTCAATCAAGTTATCCCCGAAATGCTCTCTCTTTACCGCGAACAATTAGCAGTTAGAGTATAG
- a CDS encoding transposase, whose protein sequence is MKTENRIFSQVYSYLEQGSRFVDKRHLTVLSWMVTALLSSQSLNQARWEPFVQSRAEQANSYQRRWNRFCQNGRVAVEKIYIPLILKAIETWKEKGERLYLAIDTTLLWNQYCFVYLAVVCGGRAVPLMWMGLEHGSASLAFEKYEPLLDRAKGYLQGFENVMLLADRGFANQQLIQWLRKNTWHWCLRLPCDTLIYGVRRRGFGYEVRELYPPKRQACFDRNVQVWQEARITAHLALASVPGVKDNWAILSDEPPTLDTFWQYGLRFPIEHLFQGQ, encoded by the coding sequence ATGAAAACCGAGAACAGAATCTTCTCCCAAGTTTATTCCTATCTAGAACAAGGAAGCCGATTTGTGGATAAAAGACATTTAACCGTCCTCAGTTGGATGGTGACAGCCCTACTCAGTAGTCAAAGTCTCAATCAAGCCAGATGGGAACCCTTTGTACAAAGCAGAGCCGAACAAGCCAATAGTTATCAGAGACGGTGGAATCGCTTTTGCCAGAATGGAAGAGTAGCGGTGGAAAAGATATACATCCCCTTAATATTGAAAGCCATCGAGACTTGGAAGGAGAAGGGGGAAAGACTGTATCTAGCAATAGATACCACTCTGTTGTGGAATCAATACTGCTTTGTCTATCTAGCGGTGGTCTGCGGGGGGAGAGCCGTCCCCTTGATGTGGATGGGATTAGAACATGGTAGTGCCAGCCTAGCTTTTGAGAAATACGAACCCTTGTTGGACAGAGCCAAAGGCTATCTTCAGGGCTTTGAGAATGTCATGCTGTTAGCCGACCGAGGCTTTGCCAATCAGCAATTAATTCAATGGCTCAGGAAAAATACTTGGCATTGGTGTCTTCGCTTACCTTGCGATACCCTCATTTACGGTGTTCGCCGTCGGGGTTTTGGCTATGAGGTCAGAGAACTCTATCCTCCCAAACGGCAAGCCTGCTTTGATCGCAACGTTCAAGTCTGGCAGGAGGCTAGAATCACTGCTCATCTTGCTTTAGCCTCTGTTCCAGGGGTTAAGGATAATTGGGCAATTCTGAGCGATGAACCTCCTACCCTTGACACCTTCTGGCAGTATGGTCTTCGTTTTCCCATTGAACATCTCTTTCAAGGGCAGTAA
- a CDS encoding ABC transporter permease, with protein MDGLVELNLVDLGWALGMMGICLILSRWSNLALEGQLLLATGRSILQLLVVGYVIAVIFSLDNPLAVLGILAVMMTIATIVAKNRIDSRDKGLLPLVFGSLLISSCLTLGYAIALIIQPEQWYSPQYLIPLTGMVLGQAMNSASLAGERLSSAIKSHRLEIETHLCLGATPQQAIAAYQKEAIRASLIPTLNQMMVVGLVSLPGMFTGQVLAGSEPLNAASYQILILFMIALANLITAQLVTEGIYRRFFGENLSLLS; from the coding sequence ATGGATGGATTAGTAGAACTAAATCTGGTGGATTTGGGTTGGGCTTTGGGGATGATGGGTATTTGTTTAATCCTCTCCCGTTGGTCAAATTTAGCCCTAGAGGGACAATTATTATTAGCGACCGGTCGATCGATCCTGCAATTATTAGTGGTAGGCTACGTTATCGCCGTTATTTTTTCCCTGGATAATCCTCTAGCTGTGCTGGGGATTTTGGCAGTAATGATGACTATAGCGACTATTGTTGCTAAAAATCGCATTGATAGCCGAGATAAAGGCTTATTACCCCTAGTTTTTGGCTCTCTGTTGATTAGTAGCTGTCTAACTTTAGGTTATGCGATCGCTTTAATTATTCAACCAGAACAATGGTACTCACCCCAATACTTAATTCCCTTGACGGGGATGGTGTTAGGGCAAGCGATGAATAGTGCCTCTTTAGCCGGGGAGAGATTAAGCAGTGCCATTAAAAGTCACCGTTTGGAAATCGAAACCCATCTTTGTTTAGGGGCAACCCCTCAACAAGCGATCGCAGCTTATCAAAAAGAAGCGATTCGAGCTAGTTTAATACCCACCCTCAATCAGATGATGGTGGTGGGTTTAGTCAGTTTACCCGGAATGTTCACCGGACAGGTATTGGCAGGAAGTGAACCTTTAAACGCCGCTTCCTACCAGATACTGATCCTGTTTATGATTGCCCTAGCTAACCTAATCACCGCTCAATTGGTGACAGAGGGAATCTATCGGCGCTTTTTCGGTGAGAATTTATCACTGCTCAGTTAA
- a CDS encoding RNA-guided endonuclease InsQ/TnpB family protein has translation MFVLEYKVKPKPNQIEAINEAIRTTQFVRNKVLRYWMDNPGVGKTELFRYNTALRKEFKFVDDLNSHACQTAVERTLRAITRFYDNCQNKVKGKKGYPKFKKHSRSVEYKVSGWKLSKDKRHITFTDKKGIGTLKLIGSRDINYYQPDQIKRVRILNRADGYYVQFCIKLDPRDTVKPLTPSQKATGIDVGLKFFLVDSEGHQIDCPNYYRKAEKQLNRLNRKKSKKYRKGKKQSRNYHKARKRYARKHLRVSRQREEFVKSVALRLVKSNDLIAYENLNIKGMVKNRHLAKSITDAGWSVFRQWLEYFGDKYCKLTIAVSPHNTSQNCSNCGQKVQKSLSTRTHVCPHCGYTDCRDRNAALNILQKGLISVGRTQTLNASGEIPSWLVGEILLANGDSMNEESPSL, from the coding sequence ATGTTTGTACTAGAATACAAAGTTAAGCCAAAACCTAATCAGATAGAAGCCATTAATGAGGCAATACGGACAACTCAATTTGTTCGGAATAAAGTCCTGCGTTATTGGATGGATAATCCTGGTGTTGGCAAAACAGAGTTATTTCGGTACAACACAGCATTAAGGAAAGAGTTTAAATTTGTTGATGATTTAAACTCCCATGCTTGCCAGACTGCCGTAGAAAGAACCTTGCGGGCAATTACTCGGTTTTACGATAATTGCCAAAATAAAGTTAAAGGAAAGAAAGGCTACCCTAAGTTTAAAAAACATTCCCGTTCTGTTGAGTATAAAGTATCTGGATGGAAGCTATCAAAAGATAAACGTCATATTACCTTTACAGACAAAAAAGGTATTGGTACTCTTAAGTTGATTGGTTCTAGAGATATTAATTATTATCAACCAGACCAGATTAAACGGGTAAGAATCCTTAATCGTGCTGATGGTTATTATGTGCAGTTCTGCATTAAATTAGACCCCAGAGACACGGTTAAGCCTTTAACACCCTCCCAGAAAGCCACTGGAATTGATGTGGGATTAAAGTTTTTCTTAGTAGATAGCGAAGGCCATCAAATTGATTGTCCGAACTACTATCGAAAAGCTGAAAAACAACTAAACCGATTAAACAGGAAAAAGTCGAAGAAATACCGTAAGGGTAAAAAACAATCTCGTAATTATCACAAAGCTAGAAAGCGATATGCTCGGAAACATTTAAGAGTAAGTAGGCAACGAGAAGAGTTTGTCAAGAGTGTGGCACTCCGTTTAGTTAAGTCTAACGACTTAATCGCCTATGAAAACTTAAATATCAAAGGCATGGTTAAGAATCGTCATTTAGCTAAGTCGATAACTGATGCAGGATGGTCTGTTTTTAGGCAATGGCTAGAGTATTTTGGGGACAAATACTGCAAGTTAACTATCGCTGTCTCACCCCATAATACGTCTCAAAATTGTTCTAATTGTGGACAAAAAGTCCAAAAGTCGCTATCTACTCGAACCCATGTTTGTCCTCATTGTGGATATACAGATTGTCGAGATAGAAACGCCGCTTTAAACATCTTGCAAAAGGGATTAATTAGCGTGGGGCGCACGCAAACTTTAAACGCTTCGGGAGAGATTCCCTCTTGGTTGGTTGGAGAAATCCTGCTTGCTAACGGAGACTCAATGAACGAAGAATCCCCGTCTCTTTAG
- the brnA gene encoding type II toxin-antitoxin system BrnA family antitoxin, with protein MKAEDFDRKFDDGENIIEYLDLTKIKRSNSEEQTIAFEFPSWMVEALEQESQRRDLPLQAIVKDWIGEKLALSN; from the coding sequence ATGAAAGCTGAAGATTTTGACCGCAAATTTGATGATGGAGAAAATATCATCGAATACTTGGATTTAACTAAAATTAAACGTTCTAATTCCGAGGAACAAACAATTGCGTTTGAGTTTCCCTCATGGATGGTAGAGGCTCTTGAGCAAGAAAGTCAGCGTCGTGATTTACCGTTACAAGCTATTGTCAAAGACTGGATTGGGGAAAAATTGGCGTTGTCAAATTGA